A genomic window from Rhizobium sp. 007 includes:
- a CDS encoding GNAT family N-acetyltransferase has translation MAKSPSSLTAHITRLEMTAPPKASLPVPVNIQTAIMRAPGIPLPFYRYLYRQVGARWQWVDRLRMSDEVLTETLHDKRNNISVLYVNGAPAGFYEYFCEDEDTIELCHFGLIEHALGLGIGKWFLLQALYAIWTLNPTRVTTTTNNLDHPRALQLYQMFGFSPVSTGTGIVRPLSDKELLEIARKS, from the coding sequence ATGGCGAAGTCCCCCTCCTCGCTCACGGCGCATATCACCCGGCTGGAAATGACGGCGCCGCCCAAGGCAAGCCTACCGGTGCCGGTCAACATCCAGACGGCGATCATGCGTGCGCCGGGCATTCCGCTGCCGTTCTACCGCTATCTCTACCGCCAGGTCGGCGCCCGCTGGCAATGGGTGGACCGGCTGCGCATGAGTGACGAGGTGCTTACGGAAACTCTGCACGACAAGCGCAACAATATCAGCGTGCTCTATGTCAACGGCGCGCCTGCCGGCTTCTACGAGTATTTCTGCGAGGACGAGGATACGATCGAACTTTGCCATTTCGGCCTGATCGAGCACGCGCTCGGCCTCGGCATCGGCAAGTGGTTCCTGCTGCAGGCGCTCTACGCGATCTGGACGCTGAACCCAACGCGCGTCACGACAACGACCAACAACCTCGACCATCCGCGCGCCCTACAGCTCTATCAGATGTTCGGCTTCTCTCCCGTCTCAACCGGCACCGGCATCGTGCGGCCGCTCAGCGACAAGGAACTGCTGGAGATTGCCAGGAAGAGCTGA
- the sseA gene encoding 3-mercaptopyruvate sulfurtransferase → MSEEKSRFVVSADWLQGELGKPDLRVLDASFYLPAQNRDADAEYASGHIPGAIRFDQDKIADHSTGLPHTIPSPDYFAEEAGKLGISETDRIVVYDGIGMFASPRVWWLFRVMGAKNVFVLDGGLDGWKAEGRPLKTDVPNYKPTTFKTNYDAGRVVSLETMRDIVSSGALQIADARSAGRFAATEPEPRAGMRSGHMPGARSLPSGVFANQGRFKSLPELKQTIEGAGIDLSKPVVTSCGSGITAAIITLALESIGHTDNKLYDGSWSEWGSRDDTPVVTGPPDPTKV, encoded by the coding sequence ATGAGCGAAGAGAAGAGCCGTTTCGTCGTCTCGGCCGATTGGCTGCAGGGCGAGCTCGGAAAGCCGGACCTGCGCGTGCTGGATGCCTCTTTCTATCTCCCGGCGCAGAATCGCGACGCGGACGCCGAATATGCAAGTGGCCATATTCCGGGCGCGATCCGCTTCGACCAAGACAAGATCGCGGATCATTCCACCGGGCTGCCGCATACCATCCCCTCGCCGGATTATTTCGCCGAAGAAGCCGGCAAGCTCGGTATCAGCGAGACGGACCGTATCGTCGTCTATGATGGTATCGGCATGTTCGCCTCGCCGCGCGTCTGGTGGCTCTTCCGGGTCATGGGCGCAAAAAACGTCTTCGTTCTCGACGGCGGACTCGACGGCTGGAAGGCGGAGGGCAGACCGCTGAAAACGGATGTCCCGAATTATAAGCCGACGACCTTCAAGACGAATTATGATGCAGGCCGTGTCGTTTCCCTCGAAACCATGCGAGACATCGTTTCCAGCGGCGCGCTGCAGATCGCCGATGCGCGCAGCGCCGGACGTTTCGCCGCCACCGAGCCGGAGCCGCGGGCCGGCATGCGCTCCGGCCATATGCCCGGCGCCCGCAGCCTGCCCTCCGGCGTTTTTGCCAATCAGGGCCGTTTCAAATCGCTGCCGGAGCTGAAGCAGACTATCGAGGGTGCCGGGATCGACCTTTCGAAACCGGTCGTCACCTCCTGCGGCTCGGGGATTACGGCTGCGATCATCACGCTGGCGCTCGAATCGATCGGCCATACCGACAACAAGCTCTATGACGGCTCGTGGAGCGAGTGGGGCAGCCGCGACGATACCCCGGTGGTGACCGGCCCGCCCGACCCGACCAAGGTCTGA
- a CDS encoding alanyl-tRNA editing protein codes for MPVNALYRDDFYLSTCEAVVTAIHEGGGIELDQTCFYAASGGQPGDTGFLERADGSKIELGPTKHGATKDIVVHVPSAGQPQPVIGERLVLHVDWPRRYRLMRMHTACHLLSVVCSYPITGAAVGEDESRIDFDMSETIDKDEVTAKMMELVAQNYPVYVQWITDEELAANPGIVKSKNVRPPMGLGRVSLVCIGENSAIDSQPCGGTHVSETQEVGQVHIAKIEKKGKENRRFRIRFGVPGNEA; via the coding sequence ATGCCAGTCAATGCCCTCTATCGTGACGATTTCTATCTATCGACATGCGAGGCGGTGGTCACCGCCATCCACGAAGGCGGGGGCATCGAGCTGGATCAGACCTGCTTTTATGCAGCGTCCGGCGGCCAACCGGGCGATACCGGCTTTCTCGAGCGCGCCGACGGTTCGAAGATCGAACTTGGCCCGACGAAGCACGGGGCGACCAAGGATATCGTCGTCCACGTCCCGTCTGCGGGCCAGCCGCAGCCGGTAATCGGCGAAAGGCTCGTCCTGCATGTCGACTGGCCGCGCCGCTACCGGCTGATGCGCATGCACACAGCCTGCCACCTGCTTTCGGTCGTCTGTTCCTATCCGATCACGGGTGCCGCTGTTGGCGAGGACGAGAGCCGCATCGATTTCGACATGAGCGAGACGATCGACAAGGACGAGGTGACGGCGAAGATGATGGAACTCGTCGCCCAGAACTACCCGGTCTATGTGCAGTGGATCACCGACGAGGAGCTGGCTGCGAACCCCGGCATCGTGAAATCGAAGAACGTGCGCCCGCCGATGGGACTTGGCCGCGTCAGCCTCGTCTGCATCGGCGAAAACTCGGCGATTGACAGCCAGCCCTGCGGCGGCACACATGTCTCCGAAACGCAGGAAGTCGGTCAGGTCCATATTGCCAAGATCGAGAAGAAGGGTAAGGAGAACCGCCGCTTCCGCATCCGCTTCGGCGTGCCCGGCAACGAAGCCTAA
- a CDS encoding cysteine synthase A, which yields MTFHPSVIEAIGNTPLIKLKGASEATGCTILGKAEFLNPGQSVKDRAALYIIRDAEKKGLLRPGGVIVEGTAGNTGIGLAVVANALGYRTVIVIPETQSQEKKDALKLLGAELVEVPAVPYKNPNNYVKVSGRLAEQLAKSDPNGAIWANQFDNVANRQAHIETTAAEIWKDTDGKVDGFVSAVGSGGTLAGVAAGLKAFRNDVKIGIADPEGAALYEFYKNGELKSSGSSITEGIGQGRITANLEGFTPDFAYQISDAEALPYVFDLVEHEGLCLGGSTGINIAGAVRLAKDLGPGHTVVTILCDYGNRYQSKLFNPDFLTSKGLPVPTWLTTSQDIKIPYEPAA from the coding sequence ATGACCTTCCACCCATCCGTCATCGAGGCGATCGGCAACACTCCGCTCATCAAGCTCAAGGGCGCATCCGAAGCGACCGGCTGCACCATCCTCGGCAAGGCGGAGTTCCTGAACCCCGGCCAGTCGGTGAAGGACCGCGCCGCGCTCTACATCATCCGCGATGCCGAGAAGAAGGGGCTGCTGAGGCCGGGCGGCGTGATTGTCGAGGGCACTGCCGGCAATACCGGCATCGGGCTGGCGGTCGTCGCCAACGCGCTCGGCTACCGCACGGTGATCGTCATCCCGGAAACGCAGAGCCAGGAGAAGAAAGACGCGCTGAAGTTGCTCGGCGCCGAACTCGTCGAAGTGCCTGCCGTGCCTTACAAGAACCCCAACAACTATGTGAAGGTTTCCGGTCGCCTGGCAGAACAGCTGGCGAAGTCCGATCCGAACGGCGCCATCTGGGCGAACCAGTTCGACAATGTCGCGAACCGCCAGGCACACATCGAGACCACGGCCGCGGAAATCTGGAAGGATACCGACGGCAAGGTCGACGGTTTCGTCAGCGCCGTCGGCTCGGGAGGCACGCTTGCGGGCGTCGCGGCCGGCCTCAAGGCGTTCCGCAACGACGTCAAGATCGGCATCGCCGATCCTGAGGGGGCAGCACTTTACGAGTTCTACAAGAACGGTGAATTGAAATCCTCCGGCTCCTCGATCACCGAGGGCATCGGCCAGGGCCGCATCACGGCCAATCTCGAAGGCTTCACGCCGGATTTCGCCTATCAGATTTCCGACGCCGAAGCGCTGCCCTATGTCTTCGATCTCGTCGAACACGAAGGGCTCTGCCTCGGCGGTTCGACGGGAATCAATATTGCCGGTGCGGTACGTCTTGCGAAGGATCTTGGCCCGGGTCACACCGTGGTGACGATCCTTTGCGATTACGGCAACCGCTACCAGTCAAAGCTCTTCAACCCCGATTTCCTGACCTCAAAGGGCCTGCCCGTTCCCACGTGGCTGACCACGTCGCAGGACATAAAGATACCTTACGAACCAGCAGCGTGA
- a CDS encoding SDR family NAD(P)-dependent oxidoreductase, with protein MRDFIARPEHGIAWISGANSGIGRALALKLAGEGYKVAVTAGNHEELAELQTEASGLSGSIVVLDGDVTDPEDMEHVLASIEYEHGALALAIFNTGIYQPVHAEELNRADFEKSFAVNLCGVVNCLLPAIRHMKAKGQGQIAIVSSAAGYGGLPTSAAYGATEAALINMAESLKFDLDKMGIRIQIICPGFADMPAGLENSFPMPPLVSPAEAAEQIAAGLKSSRFEVSFPKRFTYMLKLLRLMPYGLYFRLVNRSARWWKHPPPSSGHHPATPHPAE; from the coding sequence ATGCGTGATTTCATCGCCCGTCCCGAACATGGCATCGCCTGGATTTCCGGCGCGAATTCAGGCATCGGACGGGCATTGGCGCTGAAACTGGCAGGCGAGGGATACAAAGTCGCCGTCACCGCGGGCAATCATGAAGAGCTGGCCGAACTTCAGACCGAAGCAAGCGGCCTTTCCGGCAGCATCGTCGTTCTCGATGGCGACGTGACCGATCCCGAGGATATGGAGCATGTGCTCGCCTCGATCGAATACGAGCACGGCGCGCTCGCCCTGGCGATCTTCAATACCGGCATTTACCAGCCTGTGCATGCCGAGGAATTGAACCGGGCGGATTTCGAGAAAAGCTTCGCCGTCAACCTCTGCGGTGTCGTCAATTGCCTCCTGCCTGCCATCCGGCACATGAAGGCCAAGGGGCAGGGGCAGATCGCCATCGTCTCTTCCGCCGCCGGCTATGGCGGCCTGCCCACGAGCGCGGCCTATGGCGCCACCGAGGCGGCGCTGATCAACATGGCCGAAAGCCTGAAATTCGATCTCGACAAGATGGGCATCCGCATCCAGATCATCTGCCCCGGCTTTGCCGATATGCCGGCAGGCCTCGAGAACAGCTTCCCGATGCCGCCGCTCGTGTCGCCTGCTGAAGCCGCCGAGCAGATTGCGGCAGGCCTCAAATCCAGTCGCTTCGAAGTCAGTTTTCCGAAGCGCTTCACCTATATGCTGAAACTCCTCCGGCTGATGCCCTACGGCCTCTACTTCCGGCTGGTGAATCGTTCGGCGCGCTGGTGGAAGCATCCGCCCCCTTCGTCCGGCCACCATCCGGCGACACCGCATCCTGCGGAGTGA
- a CDS encoding Fic family protein: protein MATYIHQREDWPKFHWNTDALAGQLAAVRHRQGRLFGRMEALGFDLRAEAVLQTLTEDVLKSSEIEGETLDKEQVRSSIARRLGMDIGALAPVDRNVEGVVEMMLDATQNYQRRLSDERLFAWHAALFPTGRSGMTKIVVGAWRCEASGPMQVVSGPVGREKVHYEAPAAERLLNEMAAFLDWFNSDLRLDPVLKAAIAHLWFVTIHPFDDGNGRIARAIADMALARSESNQQRFYSMSAQIRLERTDYYAILERTQKGDVDITEWLQWFLACLDRAFEGAEPILANVLRKARFWEAIAGGTISERQRKVINRLLDGFDGKLTSSKWAVLTKTSPDTALRDINDLVTRSILVKDEGGGRSTSYSLAEIAGA from the coding sequence ATGGCGACGTATATCCACCAGCGAGAAGATTGGCCCAAGTTTCATTGGAACACCGATGCGCTTGCAGGCCAGCTTGCGGCTGTTCGCCATCGGCAAGGGCGTCTGTTTGGTCGGATGGAGGCACTTGGCTTTGACCTGCGCGCCGAAGCGGTTCTCCAGACCCTGACCGAAGACGTCCTGAAATCCAGCGAGATCGAAGGCGAGACCCTCGACAAGGAGCAGGTTCGCTCCTCGATCGCACGGCGTCTCGGCATGGATATCGGCGCACTTGCTCCCGTTGATCGTAACGTCGAGGGTGTCGTCGAAATGATGCTTGACGCCACTCAGAATTATCAGCGCCGTCTTTCCGACGAACGTCTCTTCGCATGGCACGCCGCCCTTTTTCCTACAGGCCGCAGCGGCATGACGAAGATTGTCGTCGGTGCATGGCGCTGCGAAGCTTCAGGACCGATGCAGGTGGTGTCCGGGCCGGTTGGCAGGGAGAAGGTCCACTACGAGGCACCGGCAGCCGAGCGACTGTTGAATGAGATGGCGGCCTTCCTCGACTGGTTTAACAGCGACCTGCGGCTCGACCCAGTTCTGAAGGCTGCGATCGCCCATCTGTGGTTCGTGACGATCCATCCCTTCGATGATGGCAATGGTCGCATCGCGCGTGCCATCGCCGATATGGCGCTTGCTCGATCCGAGAGCAATCAGCAGCGTTTCTACAGCATGTCCGCTCAAATCCGTCTGGAGCGAACGGACTATTATGCCATCCTGGAGAGAACCCAGAAGGGTGACGTCGATATCACCGAATGGCTGCAATGGTTTTTGGCATGTCTCGACCGTGCTTTTGAGGGTGCTGAGCCGATTCTTGCGAATGTGCTTCGCAAGGCGCGTTTTTGGGAGGCGATTGCAGGAGGGACGATCAGCGAACGCCAGCGTAAAGTCATCAATCGCTTGCTGGATGGTTTCGACGGCAAGCTGACCTCCTCGAAATGGGCGGTGTTGACGAAGACGTCGCCGGATACCGCGCTCCGCGACATCAATGACCTTGTGACGCGCAGCATCCTGGTGAAAGATGAGGGCGGAGGTCGCAGCACGAGCTATTCGCTGGCAGAGATCGCTGGGGCTTGA